A window of the Syntrophaceae bacterium genome harbors these coding sequences:
- a CDS encoding ABC transporter ATP-binding protein yields MSLITAENLAKDYRTGEVTVHALRGVSFRIEPASFVSFVGPSGSGKTTILNIVGCLDKPSGGSLTVAGTDVTALDMKESARFRGNHIGFIFQDFNLIPVLTVHENVEYPLMMVQNVPERERREQIGTLLEAVGMADQRDKYPDQLSGGQKQRAAIARALVTNPRLVLADEPTANLDSATAYAVIDLMKRMRDERQTTFIFSTHDQKIVGEAEILFWLEDGALREVQEKGGRNHG; encoded by the coding sequence ATGAGCCTCATCACCGCCGAGAATCTGGCGAAGGACTACCGGACCGGGGAAGTTACCGTCCATGCCCTTCGGGGGGTGTCCTTCCGGATCGAGCCCGCTTCTTTCGTCTCCTTCGTCGGTCCCTCCGGGAGCGGGAAGACCACCATCCTGAACATCGTCGGCTGCCTGGACAAGCCCAGCGGGGGAAGCCTGACCGTCGCCGGAACGGACGTAACGGCCCTCGACATGAAGGAAAGCGCCCGCTTTCGGGGAAATCACATCGGCTTCATCTTCCAGGACTTCAACCTCATCCCCGTGCTGACTGTTCACGAGAACGTCGAGTACCCCCTGATGATGGTCCAGAACGTGCCGGAACGGGAGCGGCGGGAACAGATCGGGACGCTCCTGGAGGCCGTGGGGATGGCGGATCAGCGGGACAAGTACCCGGACCAGCTCTCGGGGGGCCAGAAACAGCGGGCGGCCATTGCCCGGGCGCTGGTAACGAACCCCCGGCTTGTCCTGGCGGACGAACCGACGGCGAATCTGGACTCGGCAACGGCCTACGCCGTCATCGATCTCATGAAACGCATGCGGGACGAACGCCAGACGACGTTCATCTTCTCCACCCACGACCAGAAGATCGTCGGCGAGGCGGAGATTCTCTTCTGGCTGGAGGACGGCGCCCTCCGGGAGGTCCAGGAAAAGGGAGGTCGGAACCATGGTTAA
- a CDS encoding ABC transporter permease: MVNLFKMAVRNLLRYRRRTLLTASLITIGVVFVLVFLSVSGSFKAMMIGQITDSMLGHLQIHRHGYVASIDNLPLNLNLKPPEVRKVSEALDGMPGVETYSPRIKFGGMFSNFTETTNIRLNGVIPEREFKTVPLLPSRIIEGKKALGKGEMLLPALLARGMGIKVGDPVVVVATNQDGSVNGRQFIVAGILEGVTGPGGRDGYIHLDDAVETLRMREPEISEIAVRLKDFGRLSDVHNRLSGLLAGEKNQQGKPLFEVHTWEALSPFFNVARMIDVMTFFIKLMLIAIVLISIMNVMIMAVYERVREIGTMAAIGTLPGRILSLFLFEGFCLGILGAVVGCITGSLLLWILNLSRLTFDFGQQKGLVLAVSLRPGDLLTISVTVILVSVAASLQPAWKASRMEPIEALRHV; the protein is encoded by the coding sequence ATGGTTAATCTCTTCAAGATGGCCGTCCGGAACCTCCTGCGGTACCGCCGCCGAACCCTGCTGACGGCGTCTCTCATCACCATCGGAGTGGTCTTTGTCCTTGTTTTCCTGTCTGTCTCCGGCTCCTTCAAGGCCATGATGATAGGCCAGATCACCGATTCGATGCTCGGCCATCTCCAGATCCACCGGCATGGCTACGTTGCCTCCATCGACAATCTTCCCCTGAATCTCAACCTGAAGCCGCCGGAGGTCCGCAAAGTGTCGGAGGCCCTCGATGGGATGCCCGGTGTGGAGACCTATTCTCCGCGGATCAAGTTCGGGGGCATGTTCAGCAACTTCACCGAAACGACCAACATCCGTCTCAATGGGGTCATCCCGGAACGGGAATTCAAAACGGTGCCCCTGCTTCCCTCCCGGATCATTGAGGGGAAAAAGGCCCTCGGGAAGGGGGAGATGCTCCTGCCGGCCCTCCTCGCCCGCGGGATGGGCATCAAGGTCGGGGACCCGGTGGTCGTCGTGGCGACAAACCAGGACGGCTCCGTCAACGGCAGGCAGTTCATTGTCGCGGGAATCCTCGAGGGCGTAACCGGCCCGGGGGGACGGGACGGTTACATCCACCTGGACGACGCCGTGGAAACCCTGCGGATGCGGGAGCCCGAAATCAGCGAGATCGCCGTACGGCTGAAGGATTTCGGGCGCCTGTCGGACGTTCACAACAGGCTTTCCGGTCTTCTTGCAGGGGAAAAGAATCAACAGGGGAAGCCCCTGTTCGAGGTCCACACCTGGGAGGCCCTCTCGCCCTTTTTCAACGTCGCCCGGATGATCGACGTCATGACTTTCTTCATCAAGCTCATGCTCATTGCCATTGTCCTGATCAGCATCATGAACGTCATGATCATGGCCGTTTACGAGCGGGTCCGGGAGATCGGCACCATGGCGGCCATCGGCACCCTTCCCGGCCGGATCCTCTCCCTGTTTCTCTTCGAGGGCTTCTGCCTTGGCATCCTGGGGGCCGTCGTCGGCTGCATCACAGGGAGCCTGCTCCTGTGGATCCTCAATCTTTCCCGGCTCACCTTCGACTTCGGCCAGCAGAAGGGACTTGTCCTGGCGGTATCCCTCCGGCCGGGAGACCTTCTGACCATATCCGTCACCGTCATCCTCGTCTCCGTGGCAGCGAGCCTGCAGCCCGCCTGGAAGGCCTCACGGATGGAGCCGATCGAGGCGCTGCGCCACGTCTGA
- a CDS encoding outer membrane lipoprotein-sorting protein, translated as MLHKLLLTSLVLLFALPAFALDGPALLKQVDRNLNPESYEMYRKLINVEPDGKKKEFTLFSVKKGADKVAALFLAPASEKGRSTLRLGDNMWLYIPSVGKPIRITSLQSVVGGVFNNADILNLDYSAEYDVKSVTDKDGGYLLHLKAKTREVAYDQLRMQVDRNRKVPIRIECLTEAGMLIKTLYFKDPKEFGGGLVRPSVVETDSPLYKGYRSIMIYAKIRKRTFKDEVFTLTHMPNIDSLR; from the coding sequence ATGCTGCACAAGTTGCTGCTCACGTCTCTGGTCCTTCTGTTCGCCCTGCCGGCCTTCGCCCTGGACGGCCCGGCTCTGCTGAAGCAGGTGGACCGGAACCTGAACCCCGAGTCCTACGAAATGTACCGGAAGCTGATCAACGTGGAACCCGATGGAAAAAAGAAGGAGTTCACCCTCTTTTCCGTCAAGAAGGGAGCCGACAAGGTGGCCGCCCTCTTCCTCGCCCCGGCCAGCGAAAAGGGCCGCAGCACTCTCCGGCTGGGCGACAACATGTGGCTCTATATCCCCAGTGTGGGCAAGCCGATCCGTATCACCAGCCTCCAGTCCGTGGTTGGGGGCGTGTTCAACAATGCCGACATCCTGAACCTCGACTACAGTGCCGAGTACGACGTGAAATCCGTCACGGACAAGGACGGGGGGTACCTGCTGCACCTCAAGGCGAAGACCCGGGAGGTCGCCTATGACCAGCTACGCATGCAGGTCGACCGGAATCGCAAGGTTCCAATCCGGATCGAGTGCCTCACCGAGGCGGGGATGCTCATCAAAACCCTCTACTTCAAAGACCCGAAGGAGTTCGGCGGCGGGCTCGTGAGGCCCTCGGTGGTCGAGACGGACAGCCCCCTCTACAAGGGCTACCGGTCCATCATGATCTATGCGAAGATTCGCAAGCGGACGTTCAAAGACGAGGTCTTCACCCTCACTCACATGCCGAACATCGATTCGCTCCGATAG
- a CDS encoding long-chain fatty acid--CoA ligase, protein MDLGHMLEESTRRFTERIALIHDGNNLTYRDLNRAVNALAGGLRDLGIGKDDKVAILLPNIPEFVIAYLAAQKLGAVAVTLNVMSTAFELRHLLGNSDSKAFITTASAARRFEEIRDEMPLCRHLLVTDSADSPYAWSTLVSKGGDDFPIPAIGDDDSAVMIYTSGLTGRPVGAVLTHGNLQSQTGLLASEVAGTEEDRCLAIIPFFHSFGAVANMLAPLRTGASIVLMDRFTLDGIFTAIEREKVTYITGVPRLFLGMIFHDKADSYDVSSLRFCITGGAAIPPDVFTAFESKFKVKLVEGYGLTEASPICTLSRIDRPHRPGSIGTVIPGLQAKIVDKDGREVPRGQVGELIVRGPNVMKGYYKDSTRTAEVIRDGWLHTSDLGTMDGDGYIFLTGHAKRMVITSGFNVYPREIELVLEMHPAVRQAKITGKQDLMRGEIVKASIVLKPGATAGEKDILRHCRTYLSNYKHPREIEFVEAIDEA, encoded by the coding sequence ATGGACCTCGGCCACATGCTGGAGGAAAGTACCAGACGTTTCACCGAACGGATTGCCCTCATCCATGACGGCAATAACCTTACCTATCGGGATCTGAACCGGGCTGTCAACGCCCTCGCCGGCGGTCTTCGGGATCTGGGAATCGGCAAAGACGACAAGGTCGCCATCCTGCTCCCCAACATCCCCGAATTCGTCATCGCCTACCTTGCCGCCCAAAAGCTCGGCGCCGTCGCGGTCACGCTCAACGTCATGTCCACCGCCTTCGAGCTTCGACACCTCCTGGGCAACAGCGATTCCAAAGCCTTTATCACCACGGCCTCGGCGGCAAGACGATTCGAAGAGATCCGGGATGAAATGCCGCTCTGCCGGCACCTTCTGGTCACCGACAGTGCCGATTCTCCCTATGCCTGGAGTACACTCGTGTCGAAGGGAGGGGACGATTTCCCGATTCCCGCCATTGGAGACGACGATTCCGCGGTTATGATCTACACCTCGGGACTGACCGGCAGGCCCGTGGGGGCGGTGCTCACCCACGGCAACCTGCAGAGCCAGACGGGCCTTCTGGCATCGGAGGTTGCCGGCACGGAGGAAGACCGTTGCCTGGCAATCATCCCTTTCTTCCACTCCTTCGGAGCCGTCGCCAACATGCTTGCACCGCTCAGGACCGGAGCCAGCATCGTCCTCATGGACCGCTTCACCCTGGACGGCATCTTCACCGCCATCGAACGGGAAAAAGTCACCTACATCACAGGCGTGCCCCGGCTTTTTCTGGGAATGATCTTTCATGACAAGGCGGACAGCTACGATGTAAGCTCGCTCCGCTTCTGCATCACCGGCGGTGCTGCCATTCCGCCTGACGTTTTCACCGCTTTCGAGTCCAAATTCAAGGTCAAGCTGGTCGAAGGATACGGTCTCACGGAGGCCTCCCCGATCTGCACGCTCAGCCGCATCGACCGGCCCCACCGGCCCGGTTCCATTGGCACGGTGATCCCCGGCCTGCAGGCAAAGATCGTCGACAAGGACGGGCGGGAGGTGCCCCGGGGGCAAGTGGGGGAACTCATTGTCCGGGGCCCAAACGTCATGAAGGGATACTACAAGGACTCGACCCGGACCGCCGAGGTCATCCGGGACGGCTGGCTCCATACAAGCGACCTGGGAACCATGGACGGGGACGGATATATTTTCCTGACGGGCCACGCAAAGCGGATGGTCATCACCAGCGGTTTCAATGTCTACCCCCGGGAGATCGAGCTGGTCCTGGAGATGCACCCGGCCGTCAGGCAGGCAAAGATCACGGGCAAGCAGGATCTGATGCGCGGCGAGATCGTGAAGGCCAGCATCGTGCTGAAGCCGGGTGCGACGGCCGGCGAGAAGGACATCCTCCGCCATTGCCGGACCTATCTTTCCAACTACAAACACCCCCGGGAGATCGAATTCGTCGAGGCCATCGACGAGGCATGA
- a CDS encoding acetyl-CoA C-acetyltransferase: MRDAVIVSGARTAVGEFGGSLKGVSVVELGKVVMKETIKRAGLRPAVSDFIKSCRPDVFGDFDMTDVQKKGYDYDSSLTPVYIDEVIMGNVLNAGVGQNPARQSAIFAGLPEESNVFTVQKVCASGMKAIALAAQSVMTGDADIVLAGGMENMSNVPYAVADARWGFRMNMPYGKITDLMVHDGLWEIFNGYHMGFTAENIAAKYGITRQEQDELAYESHRRARAAIASGAVADEIVPIIIPQRKGDPKIFNVDERPMDTTLEKMAKLAPVFKKDGSVTAGNASGINDGAAAVLVMSAEKAKELGLKPLVKIKGWASGGVDPAYMGLGPIPAVRKLFKKLNLTMKDIGLIELNEAFACQALGCVKELGVDLSITNLNGSGISIGHPIGCTGARITYTLAMQMKKRNVPLGLASLCIGGGQGMAIVLESV; this comes from the coding sequence ATGAGAGATGCGGTAATCGTAAGTGGCGCCAGAACCGCCGTGGGCGAGTTTGGTGGATCCCTCAAGGGGGTCTCCGTGGTGGAACTGGGCAAGGTGGTCATGAAAGAGACCATCAAGCGGGCGGGTCTCCGGCCGGCCGTCAGCGACTTCATCAAGTCCTGCCGCCCCGATGTCTTCGGCGACTTCGACATGACGGACGTCCAGAAAAAGGGCTATGACTACGACAGTTCCCTCACCCCCGTCTACATTGACGAGGTCATCATGGGGAACGTCCTGAACGCCGGCGTGGGCCAGAACCCGGCCCGCCAGTCGGCCATCTTCGCCGGCCTGCCGGAGGAATCGAACGTATTCACCGTCCAGAAGGTCTGCGCATCGGGGATGAAGGCCATCGCCCTGGCGGCTCAGTCCGTCATGACGGGCGACGCAGACATCGTCCTTGCCGGCGGCATGGAGAACATGAGCAACGTCCCCTATGCCGTTGCCGACGCCCGCTGGGGCTTCCGGATGAACATGCCCTATGGCAAGATCACGGACCTGATGGTCCATGACGGCCTCTGGGAGATCTTCAACGGATACCACATGGGCTTCACGGCGGAGAACATCGCCGCCAAGTACGGGATCACCCGCCAGGAGCAGGATGAACTGGCCTACGAGAGCCACCGGCGCGCCCGGGCGGCGATCGCCAGCGGGGCCGTGGCCGACGAGATCGTCCCCATCATCATTCCCCAGAGAAAGGGCGATCCGAAGATCTTCAACGTTGACGAGCGGCCCATGGACACGACCCTGGAGAAGATGGCCAAGCTGGCGCCGGTCTTCAAGAAAGACGGATCCGTCACGGCGGGGAACGCCTCGGGTATCAACGACGGAGCTGCGGCCGTGCTGGTCATGAGTGCCGAAAAGGCCAAGGAACTGGGCCTGAAGCCCCTGGTCAAGATCAAGGGCTGGGCCTCCGGCGGCGTCGATCCGGCGTACATGGGTCTCGGTCCTATCCCGGCGGTGAGAAAGCTCTTCAAGAAACTGAACCTTACTATGAAGGACATCGGCCTCATTGAGTTGAACGAGGCCTTCGCCTGCCAGGCCCTGGGCTGTGTCAAGGAACTGGGCGTGGACCTCAGCATCACCAATTTGAACGGCAGCGGGATCTCCATCGGCCATCCCATCGGATGCACCGGCGCCCGCATCACCTACACACTGGCCATGCAGATGAAGAAGCGGAACGTTCCGCTCGGACTGGCGTCGCTGTGCATCGGCGGCGGTCAGGGCATGGCCATTGTCCTCGAAAGCGTCTAG
- a CDS encoding crotonase: MEFKNLIFQVEEGVATITFNRPKALNAMNSETMSELYQAATICKNDDAVKALILTGSGDRAFVAGADISEMQNLRPQQALAFMELGHETLRLIETLPKPSIAAVNGFALGGGTEISMACDMRFASDKARFGQPEILIGLIPGWGGTQRLSRLIGLGRAKELVMGGDQIDAQRAYEIGLVNRIYPAEELLPAAKKFAAKMARLPGFALKMAKHSMNFGYDLSLDNANRLEMECCAQCFSTDDQKEGMGAFLEKRKPNFKGC, from the coding sequence ATGGAGTTCAAGAACCTCATTTTCCAGGTGGAGGAAGGGGTCGCGACGATCACCTTCAACCGGCCCAAGGCACTCAACGCCATGAACTCCGAGACCATGTCGGAGCTCTACCAGGCGGCGACCATCTGCAAGAACGACGACGCCGTCAAGGCCCTGATCCTGACGGGCTCCGGGGACCGGGCCTTTGTAGCCGGTGCGGACATCTCGGAAATGCAAAACCTCAGGCCCCAGCAGGCCCTGGCTTTCATGGAGCTTGGACACGAGACGCTCCGCCTGATCGAGACGCTGCCCAAGCCTTCCATCGCGGCGGTCAACGGTTTCGCCCTCGGCGGCGGCACGGAGATCTCCATGGCCTGTGACATGCGCTTCGCCTCCGACAAGGCGCGCTTCGGCCAGCCGGAGATTCTGATCGGACTCATCCCCGGGTGGGGGGGAACCCAGAGGCTGTCCCGGCTGATCGGACTTGGGCGCGCGAAGGAATTGGTGATGGGCGGGGACCAGATCGACGCCCAGCGGGCCTACGAAATCGGCCTCGTGAACCGTATCTATCCCGCCGAGGAGCTTCTGCCGGCGGCCAAGAAGTTCGCGGCAAAAATGGCCCGGCTCCCGGGCTTCGCCCTTAAAATGGCCAAGCACTCCATGAACTTTGGCTATGACCTCTCCCTGGACAATGCCAACCGCCTGGAAATGGAATGCTGCGCCCAGTGTTTCAGCACCGACGATCAAAAGGAAGGAATGGGGGCCTTCCTGGAGAAGCGGAAACCCAACTTCAAGGGCTGCTGA
- a CDS encoding acyl-CoA dehydrogenase has translation MNFGLTEEQQMVKDQVTRFAETEIKPIAAELDHTHRHPEEICRKLGAMGIMGVAIPVEYGGAGMDTVTYVHAMIAISKACASCGVIVSVNNSLYGFPVNTFGTEEQKLKYLTPVASGKVEGCYALTEAGAGSDAGALACKAELKGDKYVLNGTKRFITNGNVAQYCVLACTTDSTKGYKAVINLIVDLKNTKGFSLGKIEEKMGILASGTAELVFEDAEVPAENLLGKVGQGFKQMLMGLDCGRIGIGSQACGIGKAALEDALNYAKERVQFGKPISTFQAIQFKLADMATELDAAELLLLRAAWMEDNHLDYEKESAMAKMYASDVAMKAAIEGVQIFGGYGYCKEYPAERHMRDAKICQIYEGTNEIQRVVISRKLLSMR, from the coding sequence ATGAATTTCGGTCTGACAGAAGAACAACAGATGGTGAAGGACCAGGTAACCCGGTTCGCCGAAACGGAAATCAAGCCGATCGCCGCGGAGCTGGACCACACCCACCGGCATCCCGAGGAGATCTGCCGCAAGCTCGGCGCGATGGGCATCATGGGCGTTGCCATTCCCGTCGAGTACGGCGGGGCCGGCATGGACACAGTGACGTATGTCCACGCCATGATCGCTATTTCCAAAGCATGCGCGAGCTGCGGCGTGATCGTCTCCGTGAACAACTCGCTCTATGGCTTCCCCGTGAATACCTTCGGGACGGAAGAACAAAAGTTAAAGTACCTGACCCCCGTGGCAAGCGGAAAGGTCGAGGGCTGCTACGCGCTGACGGAAGCGGGTGCCGGCTCCGATGCCGGTGCGCTTGCCTGCAAGGCCGAGCTGAAAGGCGACAAGTACGTTCTCAATGGTACCAAGCGATTCATCACCAACGGCAACGTCGCCCAGTACTGCGTCCTGGCCTGCACAACGGATTCGACGAAGGGCTACAAAGCAGTCATCAATCTGATCGTCGATCTGAAAAACACGAAGGGGTTCTCCCTCGGCAAGATCGAAGAGAAGATGGGCATTCTGGCCTCCGGCACGGCCGAACTGGTCTTTGAGGATGCAGAGGTTCCGGCTGAAAACCTGCTTGGCAAGGTCGGCCAGGGATTCAAACAGATGCTGATGGGTCTTGACTGCGGTCGCATCGGCATCGGATCCCAGGCCTGCGGCATCGGCAAGGCCGCCCTGGAAGACGCCCTGAACTACGCCAAGGAGAGGGTGCAGTTCGGCAAGCCTATCTCCACCTTCCAGGCCATTCAGTTCAAGCTGGCCGACATGGCGACGGAACTCGACGCGGCGGAGCTCCTGCTCCTCCGGGCCGCCTGGATGGAAGACAACCACCTGGACTATGAGAAGGAATCCGCCATGGCCAAGATGTATGCCTCCGACGTGGCCATGAAGGCCGCCATCGAAGGTGTCCAGATCTTCGGCGGTTACGGATACTGCAAGGAATATCCGGCGGAACGGCACATGCGCGATGCGAAGATCTGCCAGATTTATGAGGGAACGAATGAAATCCAGCGGGTGGTCATCTCCCGCAAGCTCCTGAGCATGCGGTAA
- the ppsA gene encoding phosphoenolpyruvate synthase: MKDNKLVMWFDELELDDIPQVGGKNASLGEMRRELISKGVSIPDGYAITADAYRYLLQSAGITQKMGEILGDLDTHDMQNLSDRGKKLRSLIYSAELPADLKEAILHAYKKLCEEYGEDTDVAVRSSATAEDLPDASFAGQQETYLNVRGETQLLDACKRCFASLFTDRAISYRVDKGFDHMSIALSIGVQKMVRSDLAASGVIFSIDTESGFRNAILITGAYGLGETVVQGTVNPDEFFVFKPTLKLGARPILQKKLGAKEIKMIYATGKSEEGTKTVPVPSEERQRFCLNDDEILTLARWTAIIEDHYSQKAGFFKPMDIEWGKDGVSGGLFILQARPETVQSQKDDAVLETFILKETKTPIVTGTAVGSKIGAGPVHIIENVSDIKTFKKGEVLVTDMTDPDWEPIMKIAAAIVTNKGGRTCHAAIVSRELGVPCIVGSGTGTAALHGVKEATVSCAEGEVGKVYEGLLKFDVQRMNIQNMQRPKTQIMMNVGNPDDAFSLAAIPNDGIGLARLEFIINQFIRIHPMALIKFDSVTDPDIRKEITGLTHGYPNMPDFFVDKLAQGVAKIGAAFWPNDVIVRMSDFKSNEYANLIGGSFFEYEEENPMIGFRGASRYYDERYREAFALECEAMKKVRNEMGITNVKLMIPFCRTVEEGKRVIQVMADKGLVQGENGLELYMMVEIPSNVILIEEFGKIFDGFSIGSNDLTQLTLGLDRDSALVSHIFDERNQAVMDLVRIAITKSRKMGKKIGICGQAPSDYPEFAKFLVECGISSISLNSDTVIKTTLEILETEKALGITK, from the coding sequence ATGAAAGACAACAAACTGGTTATGTGGTTCGACGAACTGGAACTGGACGATATTCCTCAGGTCGGCGGGAAAAACGCCTCCCTCGGCGAGATGCGCCGGGAACTCATCTCCAAAGGAGTCAGCATCCCGGATGGATATGCGATTACGGCCGATGCTTACCGGTATCTCCTGCAGTCGGCAGGAATTACTCAGAAGATGGGAGAAATCCTGGGAGACCTGGATACCCATGACATGCAGAACCTCTCTGACAGGGGAAAGAAGCTCCGCAGCCTGATCTATTCGGCGGAGCTGCCGGCGGACCTGAAGGAAGCCATTCTCCATGCATACAAGAAACTCTGTGAGGAATATGGAGAGGACACCGATGTGGCCGTCCGGAGTTCCGCCACGGCGGAGGATCTGCCGGACGCCAGTTTTGCCGGGCAGCAGGAGACATACCTAAACGTCCGCGGCGAGACTCAGTTGCTTGACGCCTGCAAGCGCTGCTTCGCGTCCCTCTTCACCGACCGCGCCATCAGCTACCGCGTCGACAAGGGATTCGACCACATGTCCATCGCCCTCTCCATCGGAGTGCAGAAAATGGTCCGGTCGGACCTCGCTGCCTCGGGTGTCATCTTTTCCATCGATACCGAATCGGGCTTTCGGAACGCCATCCTTATCACCGGTGCCTACGGTCTCGGCGAGACCGTCGTCCAGGGAACCGTCAATCCCGACGAGTTCTTCGTCTTCAAGCCCACCCTGAAACTGGGAGCCCGTCCCATCCTCCAGAAGAAGCTGGGTGCAAAGGAAATCAAGATGATCTACGCCACCGGCAAGAGCGAGGAGGGTACCAAGACTGTCCCCGTTCCGTCGGAGGAGCGGCAGCGTTTCTGCCTGAACGACGACGAGATCCTGACACTGGCCCGCTGGACGGCTATCATCGAGGACCACTATTCCCAGAAGGCGGGCTTCTTCAAGCCCATGGACATTGAATGGGGAAAGGACGGCGTTTCGGGAGGGCTGTTCATCCTTCAGGCCCGACCGGAGACGGTCCAGTCCCAGAAAGACGATGCGGTTCTGGAGACATTCATTCTCAAGGAAACGAAAACACCCATTGTGACGGGAACGGCCGTGGGGTCCAAGATCGGCGCCGGTCCCGTGCATATTATTGAAAATGTGAGTGATATCAAGACGTTTAAAAAGGGAGAAGTGCTGGTCACGGACATGACGGACCCGGACTGGGAGCCCATCATGAAGATCGCAGCGGCCATTGTAACGAACAAGGGAGGCCGGACATGCCATGCCGCCATCGTCAGCCGGGAACTCGGCGTTCCCTGTATCGTCGGCAGCGGCACAGGTACGGCGGCCCTCCATGGGGTGAAGGAGGCTACGGTCTCCTGCGCCGAGGGAGAGGTTGGAAAGGTTTACGAGGGGCTGCTCAAATTCGACGTCCAGAGGATGAACATCCAGAACATGCAGCGTCCCAAGACCCAGATCATGATGAACGTCGGTAACCCCGACGACGCCTTCAGCCTTGCCGCCATCCCCAACGACGGCATCGGGCTGGCCCGGCTTGAGTTCATCATCAACCAGTTCATCCGCATCCACCCCATGGCGCTCATCAAGTTCGACAGCGTTACGGATCCGGACATCCGCAAGGAGATTACGGGTCTGACCCATGGCTATCCGAACATGCCGGACTTCTTCGTCGACAAGCTGGCCCAGGGAGTGGCTAAGATCGGTGCGGCTTTTTGGCCCAACGACGTCATCGTCCGGATGAGCGATTTCAAGAGCAATGAATACGCGAACCTGATCGGCGGATCCTTCTTTGAATATGAGGAGGAGAACCCCATGATCGGCTTCCGGGGGGCTTCCCGCTATTACGACGAGCGCTATCGCGAGGCCTTTGCCCTGGAGTGCGAGGCCATGAAGAAGGTCCGCAACGAAATGGGAATCACGAACGTGAAGCTCATGATTCCCTTCTGCCGTACCGTGGAGGAGGGAAAACGGGTCATCCAGGTTATGGCCGACAAGGGACTGGTCCAGGGAGAAAACGGACTGGAACTTTATATGATGGTGGAGATTCCCAGCAACGTCATCCTCATCGAAGAATTCGGCAAGATCTTCGACGGTTTCTCCATCGGCTCCAATGACTTGACCCAGTTGACCCTCGGGCTGGACCGCGATTCGGCCCTGGTCAGCCACATCTTTGACGAGCGGAACCAGGCCGTGATGGACCTGGTGCGGATCGCCATCACCAAGTCCCGGAAGATGGGAAAGAAGATCGGCATCTGCGGGCAGGCCCCGAGCGACTACCCGGAATTCGCAAAGTTCCTCGTCGAGTGCGGGATTTCCAGCATTTCCCTCAACTCCGACACCGTCATCAAGACGACCCTGGAAATCCTGGAGACGGAGAAGGCGTTGGGTATCACGAAGTAA